Proteins encoded within one genomic window of Camelina sativa cultivar DH55 chromosome 19, Cs, whole genome shotgun sequence:
- the LOC104764326 gene encoding classical arabinogalactan protein 27-like: protein MASSIMLTLIIFISLSSSSLSISSLTTNTIPSSPTISPFDQQISPEIAPLLPSPAVSSTTQTIPSSSTLPQPEYDDVLADPDPAFAPSASPPLSSLATPSSQAPQVLLSVVFAAASCFSLRLLAVSAL from the coding sequence ATGGCTTCATCTATAATGCTAacactcatcatcttcatctctctctcctcatcATCACTCTCCATCTCTTCCCTGACGACAAACACGATCCCTTCTTCCCCAACAATCTCGCCCTTTGATCAACAGATCTCGCCGGAGATCGCTCCTCTCCTCCCTTCCCCCGCCGTCTCCTCCACCACTCAAACCatcccttcttcttcaacaCTTCCCCAACCAGAATACGACGACGTTCTCGCCGATCCTGATCCCGCCTTCGCTCCCTCCGCTTCTCCACCGCTTTCTTCTCTTGCTACTCCGTCTTCTCAAGCTCCTCAAGTTCTACTCTCCGTCGTCTTCGCCGCCGCCTCGTGTTTCTCGCTCCGTCTTCTTGCCGTTTCAGCTTTATAG
- the LOC104764327 gene encoding sodium/hydrogen exchanger 3-like isoform X1, with product MAIGLSTMLKKTETMLGSDHASVVSMNLFVALLCACIVLGHLLEETRWMNESITALIIGSCTGIVILLISGGKSSRILVFSEDLFFIYLLPPIIFNAGFQVKKKQFFRNFTTIMFFGAIGTLISFVIISLGAKHFFEKMNIGDLTISDYLAIGAIFSATDSVCTLQVLNQDDTPLLYSLVFGEGVVNDATSVVLFNAIQRFDLTNINSTIALEFAGNFFYLFILSTALGVAAGLLSAFIMKKLYIGRHSTDREVALMMLLAYLSYMLAELFHLSSILTVFFCGIVMSHYTWHNVTDKSKVTTKHTFAALSFLAEIFIFLYVGMDALDIRKWDVVRDSPGQSIGVSSILLGLILLGRAAFVFPLSFLSNLTKSPDEKLDWKKQVTIWWAGLMRGAVSMALAYNQFTTSGHTKVLGNAIMITSTITVVLFSTVVFGLLTKPLVKHLHPSSKRSSTTALQITPGSSLQEPLLNGDSIYDPYYDHIDQSITFRMFLKTPSRAIHHYWRKFDNAVMRRIFGGRGVSPVVPGSPVETSIRQWSEGVEIKEQNGEP from the exons ATGGCAATTGGATTAAGCACAATGctgaaaaaaacagagactatGTTAGGGTCAGATCACGCATCAGTTGTCTCCATGAACTTGTTCGTTGCTCTGCTTTGCGCTTGCATCGTGCTCGGTCACTTACTCGAGGAGACTCGCTGGATGAATGAGTCTATCACAGCTCTTATCAtc GGTTCATGTACTGGTATTGTGATCTTGCTTATAAGTGGAGGCAAGAGCTCAAGGATTCTTGTGTTTAGTGAAgatctcttcttcatttatCTTCTTCCACCTATTATATTCAACGCtgg gtttcaGGTTAAGAAGAAGCAATTTTTCCGCAACTTCACGACCATTATGTTTTTTGGTGCTATTGGTACTCTCATTTCATTTGTTATCATATCATTag GTGCTAAACATTTTTTCGAGAAAATGAATATCGGAGATCTCACCATTTCGGATTATTTAG CAATTGGAGCAATATTCTCTGCTACAGACTCTGTTTGCACCTTGCAA GTGCTAAATCAAGACGACACACCTCTCTTGTACAGTCTGGTCTTTGGAGAAGGTGTAGTGAACGATGCAACATCTGTTGTGCTCTTCAACGCAATACAGAGATTTGATCTCACAAACATCAATTCAACCATAGCTTTGGAGTTTGCTGGAAACTTCTTTTATCTCTTCATCTTAAGTACAGCACTTGGTGTTGCA GCTGGATTGCTCAGTGCTTTCATTATGAAGAAGCTTTATATTGGAAG GCACTCTACTGATCGTGAAGTTGCTCTTATGATGCTACTGGCTTACTTATCATATATGCTTGCAGAG CTATTCCACTTAAGCTCAATCTTGACTGTGTTCTTCTGCGGGATTGTTATGTCTCACTATACATGGCACAATGTAACAGATAAATCAAAAGTTACCacaaa ACACACTTTTGCTGCATTGTCATTCCTAGCTGAGATTTTTATCTTCCTTTACGTTGGAATGGATGCTCTCGATATTAGGAAATGGGACGTTGTACGCGACAG TCCTGGTCAGTCGATTGGAGTGAGTTCAATACTTCTAGGGCTTATTCTTCTGGGTCGTGCTGCGTTTGTGTTCCCATTATCCTTCTTGTCTAATTTGACAAAGTCACCAGATGAGAAATTAGATTGGAAGAAACAAGTAACCATTTGGTGGGCTGGTCTGATGCGTGGTGCAGTGTCAATGGCTCTTGCTTATAATCAG TTCACAACTTCAGGACACACTAAGGTTCTTGGAAACGCTATCATGATCACCAGCACCATTACCGTTGTTCTTTTCAGTACTGTG GTGTTTGGTTTGCTAACCAAACCGTTAGTAAAACACTTGCACCCTTCATCAAAACGGTCTTCCACGACAGCGCTGCAGATCACACCGGGATCTTCTTTGCAGGAACCGCTCCTCAATGGTGATAGTATCTATGACCCGTATTATGACCACATTGATCAATCGATCACCTTTAGAATGTTCTTGAAAACTCCGTCCCGAGCGATTCATCACTACTGGAGGAAATTTGACAACGCTGTTATGCGTCGCATTTTTGGCGGCAGAGGAGTTTCTCCTGTCGTTCCGGGTTCACCAGTTGAGACAAGTATCCGGCAGTGGAGTGAAGGAGTAGAAATCAAGGAACAAAACGGTGAACCTTGA
- the LOC104764325 gene encoding bifunctional 3-dehydroquinate dehydratase/shikimate dehydrogenase, chloroplastic-like: MAASSRLTYSPRLLSNPRRSPTSAANLNFSAADSSLRFKSNTFFSAEFFSLQTRSVPVPVLFPDHRRRRSMEPSNVYVASNSTEVEIGSQEIVKNPSLICAPVMADSIDMMVLETFKAQELGADLVEVRLDWLKDFNPLEDLNTIIKKSPLPTLFTYRPKWEGGQYGGDEKERQDVLRLAMELGADYVDVELQVATEFIRSIEGKKPENFKVIVSSHNYENTPSVEDLNDLVARIQQTGADIVKIATTAVDITDVARMFHITSNAQVPTIGLAMGERGLMSRILCSKFGGYLTFGTLDSGKVSAPGQPTIKDLLDLYNFRTIGPDTKVYGIIGKPVSHSKSPILHNQAFKSVGFNGVYVHLLVDNLANFLQVYSSAGFAGFSCTIPHKEAALECCDEVDPLAKSIGAVSTIIRRKSDGKLLGFNKDCFGSISAIEDGLRSSGYPSSEPSSSSPLAGKTVVVIGAGGAGKALAYGAKEKGAKVVIANRTYERALKLAEAIGGRALSLADLDSFRPEDGMILANTTSMGMQPNVSETPISKHALKHYALVFDAVYTPRITRLLREADECGAITVSGSEMFVRQAYEQFELFTGLPAPKELFWQIMSKY; encoded by the exons ATGGCTGCTTCTTCTCGTCTCACCTACTCCCCGCGTCTCCTCTCTAATCCACGACGCTCACCTACCTCCGCCGCCAACCTCAATTTCTCCGCCGCCGATTCTTCTCTCCGCTTCAAATCCAATACCTTCTTCTCCGCCGAGTTCTTTTCCCTGCAAACCAGGAGTGTGCCGGTTCCCGTTTTGTTTCCCGATCACCGGCGCCGGCGAAGCATGGAACCCTCCAACGTCTAT GTGGCTTCAAATTCCACGGAAGTGGAGATAGGAAGTCAAGAAATTGTGAAAAATCCGAGCTTGATCTGTGCTCCAGTGATGGCGGATTCAATAGACATGATGGTGCTTGAAACTTTCAAAGCACAGGAATTGGGTGCTGACTTGGTTGAAGTTCGATTAGATTGGCTTAAGGATTTCAACCCTCTTGAGGATCTTAATACCATTATAAAGAAATCTCCTCTGCCCACTCTATTCACctacag ACCAAAGTGGGAAGGTGGTCAATATGGAGGTGATGAAAAGGAGCGACAGGATGTGCTCCGGTTGGCCATGGAGTTGGGAGCTGATTACGTTGATGTTGAACTTCAG GTTGCAACTGAGTTCATCAGATCGATTGAAGGAAAGAAGCCTGAGAATTTCAAAGTAATTGTTTCATCGCACAACTATGAGAATACCCCTTCCGTTGAAGATCTCAATGACCTTGTTGCAAGAATACAACAGACTGGAGCCGACATAGTGAAGATTGCTACTACTGCTGTGGACATCACAGATGTTGCTCGCATGTTCCATATAACCTCAAATGCTCAA GTTCCCACAATTGGGCTTGCTATGGGCGAGAGAGGTCTGATGTCTCGGATTCTTTGTTCCAAATTTGGTGGTTATTTGACCTTTGGCACCTTAGATTCTGGAAAAGTTTCTGCTCCAGGTCAACCAACGATCAAAGATCTGTTGGATCTTTACAACTTTAGAACAATTGGTCCTGACACAAAGGTGTATGGAATTATTGGCAAGCCTGTCAGTCACAGCAAATCACCTATTCTTCACAATCAAGCTTTCAAATCAGTTGGATTCAATGGAGTATATGTCCACTTGTTAGTTGATAATCTTGCGAACTTTCTCCAAGTATACTCATCCGCTGGTTTCGCTGGATTCAG CTGTACAATTCCTCACAAAGAAGCTGCGTTGGAATGTTGTGACGAGGTTGATCCATTGGCAAAG TCTATAGGAGCTGTGAGCACTATAATAAGGAGAAAAAGCGACGGAAAGTTGTTGGGTTTCAACAAGGATTGTTTTGGTTCCATTTCTGCTATTGAGGATGGACTACGAA GCTCAGGTTATCCAAGCAGTgaaccttcctcttcttcgccATTAGCCGGTAAAACAGTAGTGGTTATTGGTGCGGGTGGAGCAGGCAAGGCACTTGCTTATGGTGCAAAAGAAAAGGGGGCCAAAGTTGTAATTGCTAATCGAACTTACG AACGAGCACTAAAACTCGCGGAAGCAATTGGTGGCAGAGCGTTATCTCTAGCGGATTTAGATAGCTTTCGCCCAGAAGATGGCATGATTTTGGCCAACACTACATCCATGGGTATGCAACCAAATGTTAGTGAGACTCCCATTTCCAAG CATGCATTGAAGCACTACGCATTGGTCTTTGATGCGGTCTACACTCCTAGAATCACCAGACTATTACGAGAAGCAGATGAATGCGGAGCCATAACAGTCTCTGGCTCAGAGATGTTTGTCAGGCAGGCTTACGAGCAGTTTGAGTTATTCACGGGTTTGCCTG CTCCAAAGGAACTCTTCTGGCAGATCATGTCCAAGTACTGA
- the LOC104764327 gene encoding sodium/hydrogen exchanger 2-like isoform X2: MAIGLSTMLKKTETMLGSDHASVVSMNLFVALLCACIVLGHLLEETRWMNESITALIIGSCTGIVILLISGGKSSRILVFSEDLFFIYLLPPIIFNAGFQVKKKQFFRNFTTIMFFGAIGTLISFVIISLGAKHFFEKMNIGDLTISDYLAIGAIFSATDSVCTLQAGLLSAFIMKKLYIGRHSTDREVALMMLLAYLSYMLAELFHLSSILTVFFCGIVMSHYTWHNVTDKSKVTTKHTFAALSFLAEIFIFLYVGMDALDIRKWDVVRDSPGQSIGVSSILLGLILLGRAAFVFPLSFLSNLTKSPDEKLDWKKQVTIWWAGLMRGAVSMALAYNQFTTSGHTKVLGNAIMITSTITVVLFSTVVFGLLTKPLVKHLHPSSKRSSTTALQITPGSSLQEPLLNGDSIYDPYYDHIDQSITFRMFLKTPSRAIHHYWRKFDNAVMRRIFGGRGVSPVVPGSPVETSIRQWSEGVEIKEQNGEP, encoded by the exons ATGGCAATTGGATTAAGCACAATGctgaaaaaaacagagactatGTTAGGGTCAGATCACGCATCAGTTGTCTCCATGAACTTGTTCGTTGCTCTGCTTTGCGCTTGCATCGTGCTCGGTCACTTACTCGAGGAGACTCGCTGGATGAATGAGTCTATCACAGCTCTTATCAtc GGTTCATGTACTGGTATTGTGATCTTGCTTATAAGTGGAGGCAAGAGCTCAAGGATTCTTGTGTTTAGTGAAgatctcttcttcatttatCTTCTTCCACCTATTATATTCAACGCtgg gtttcaGGTTAAGAAGAAGCAATTTTTCCGCAACTTCACGACCATTATGTTTTTTGGTGCTATTGGTACTCTCATTTCATTTGTTATCATATCATTag GTGCTAAACATTTTTTCGAGAAAATGAATATCGGAGATCTCACCATTTCGGATTATTTAG CAATTGGAGCAATATTCTCTGCTACAGACTCTGTTTGCACCTTGCAA GCTGGATTGCTCAGTGCTTTCATTATGAAGAAGCTTTATATTGGAAG GCACTCTACTGATCGTGAAGTTGCTCTTATGATGCTACTGGCTTACTTATCATATATGCTTGCAGAG CTATTCCACTTAAGCTCAATCTTGACTGTGTTCTTCTGCGGGATTGTTATGTCTCACTATACATGGCACAATGTAACAGATAAATCAAAAGTTACCacaaa ACACACTTTTGCTGCATTGTCATTCCTAGCTGAGATTTTTATCTTCCTTTACGTTGGAATGGATGCTCTCGATATTAGGAAATGGGACGTTGTACGCGACAG TCCTGGTCAGTCGATTGGAGTGAGTTCAATACTTCTAGGGCTTATTCTTCTGGGTCGTGCTGCGTTTGTGTTCCCATTATCCTTCTTGTCTAATTTGACAAAGTCACCAGATGAGAAATTAGATTGGAAGAAACAAGTAACCATTTGGTGGGCTGGTCTGATGCGTGGTGCAGTGTCAATGGCTCTTGCTTATAATCAG TTCACAACTTCAGGACACACTAAGGTTCTTGGAAACGCTATCATGATCACCAGCACCATTACCGTTGTTCTTTTCAGTACTGTG GTGTTTGGTTTGCTAACCAAACCGTTAGTAAAACACTTGCACCCTTCATCAAAACGGTCTTCCACGACAGCGCTGCAGATCACACCGGGATCTTCTTTGCAGGAACCGCTCCTCAATGGTGATAGTATCTATGACCCGTATTATGACCACATTGATCAATCGATCACCTTTAGAATGTTCTTGAAAACTCCGTCCCGAGCGATTCATCACTACTGGAGGAAATTTGACAACGCTGTTATGCGTCGCATTTTTGGCGGCAGAGGAGTTTCTCCTGTCGTTCCGGGTTCACCAGTTGAGACAAGTATCCGGCAGTGGAGTGAAGGAGTAGAAATCAAGGAACAAAACGGTGAACCTTGA